A genomic window from Candidatus Pelagisphaera phototrophica includes:
- a CDS encoding sulfatase-like hydrolase/transferase, translated as MFDPIAIFGNSAAEEVWTQRKIMKPSNLLTFLTIICATVAATFDAHSADKPNILFIYTDDQSDRTVSSYERAPSWVDTPNIDRLAASGVRFKHAYNGTWCMPARATFLTGKHQYGVESMRMEGAYPGSTYDPEKTPFWMRSFKEAGYTTAHIGKWHTGVDTGYGRDWDYQIVWNRPKFPKNSGNYYDDQLISFNGGEAQMTKGYSTTNYTKWAQDYLKGEGRDEKKPWLLWLCYAGSHGPFTPAPRHIDSIDESIEIPFPPDFHGPRPGKPLYVKKREAWKLARDGKYYTQRPPKGGEFQESSRRYQETVMSLDEAVGQLIETLKETNQFENTLIVFTSDQGFAWGQHGFQHKIAPYDANISSPLVISFPGRVPEGKVCTTPVGGQDLVPTLFKFAHVELPWEMHGRDITPLLQNPEANSDHSVLIAYTARIYGSKTRDLSQSTDEGSDIPWWVSYRKHNYKFIKNMLPGEVEELYDINSDPEELINLAFYPEYRDELKQLKHEMLAELRRTDSPFVDQID; from the coding sequence ATGTTCGACCCGATAGCTATTTTTGGAAATAGTGCCGCCGAAGAAGTTTGGACCCAACGAAAAATAATGAAGCCAAGCAATCTCCTGACCTTCCTCACAATCATTTGCGCCACCGTCGCCGCCACGTTCGATGCACATTCGGCTGACAAACCCAACATTCTCTTTATCTATACGGATGATCAATCCGACCGTACTGTCAGCAGCTACGAACGAGCTCCTTCATGGGTAGACACACCGAACATCGATCGCCTCGCCGCTAGTGGCGTTCGTTTCAAACACGCCTACAATGGGACTTGGTGCATGCCCGCAAGAGCCACTTTTCTTACGGGCAAACATCAGTACGGCGTTGAATCCATGCGCATGGAAGGCGCCTACCCTGGAAGCACGTATGACCCCGAAAAAACTCCCTTCTGGATGCGTTCGTTCAAAGAGGCTGGATACACCACAGCCCATATCGGAAAGTGGCATACCGGGGTGGATACAGGGTATGGGAGAGACTGGGACTACCAGATCGTTTGGAACCGCCCTAAATTCCCGAAAAATTCAGGTAACTACTACGATGACCAGCTAATTTCCTTCAATGGTGGTGAAGCACAGATGACTAAAGGATATTCAACCACTAACTATACGAAATGGGCCCAGGACTATCTCAAAGGCGAAGGAAGAGACGAGAAAAAGCCCTGGCTCCTTTGGCTTTGCTACGCGGGAAGTCACGGGCCTTTCACTCCCGCCCCACGTCATATCGATTCAATAGATGAATCCATAGAAATCCCCTTTCCACCAGATTTCCACGGGCCCCGACCCGGCAAACCGCTGTACGTAAAGAAGCGTGAAGCATGGAAACTCGCCCGGGATGGGAAATACTATACCCAGCGACCCCCTAAGGGCGGAGAGTTTCAGGAAAGCTCTCGTCGGTATCAGGAAACCGTTATGAGCCTAGACGAAGCCGTCGGTCAGCTAATCGAAACTTTAAAAGAAACGAACCAATTCGAGAATACACTGATTGTGTTTACTTCCGATCAGGGTTTCGCTTGGGGACAACACGGGTTTCAACACAAAATAGCGCCCTACGACGCCAATATTTCCAGCCCGCTTGTAATCTCATTTCCAGGACGAGTTCCGGAAGGCAAAGTCTGTACCACTCCCGTGGGTGGGCAGGATTTGGTACCAACGCTTTTTAAATTTGCTCACGTGGAACTCCCCTGGGAAATGCACGGGCGGGACATTACGCCGCTTCTTCAGAATCCGGAAGCGAACAGTGATCACTCTGTCCTAATCGCCTACACAGCTCGAATTTATGGATCCAAAACCCGCGATCTTTCCCAATCGACCGACGAAGGTTCCGATATTCCTTGGTGGGTATCGTACCGTAAACATAACTACAAATTTATCAAAAATATGCTTCCGGGGGAAGTAGAGGAACTCTATGACATCAATTCGGATCCCGAAGAGCTGATCAACCTCGCCTTTTATCCTGAATACCGGGACGAACTCAAACAGCTCAAGCACGAGATGCTGGCCGAATTACGACGCACCGATTCACCCTTCGTCGACCAGATAGACTAA
- a CDS encoding SMP-30/gluconolactonase/LRE family protein, protein MKTKPISITALALLTLLSIKLQGQDSTNFPTIGEVLRFDRKVDSLIAKDAKIEVLASGFAWGEGPVWVEDGGFLLFSDVHRNQVVKWTEGVGAEVYLEPSGYTGHGTYSLGLGSNGLAIDDEGRLISCEHGDRRLSMMVFGEGKRTLVDNYQGKRFNSPNDLAIGRTGRIYFTDPTYGLPDRETDPTREIDFAGVYLLDRIGNVSLITDELRFPNGVELSHDERTLYVAQSDPDNPIVMAYPLDNNGEAGKGTLFFDAKPHRHLGEGNPDGLKIDQQGNLWVTGNGGVMIIDPRGKLIGHLSTGEKTANCAWGDNGSTLYITADMYLCRIKTKVTGREF, encoded by the coding sequence TTGAAAACGAAACCCATCTCAATCACCGCCCTGGCTTTGCTCACGCTCCTATCGATAAAACTCCAGGGCCAAGATTCCACGAACTTTCCCACTATCGGTGAGGTTCTGCGTTTCGACAGGAAGGTAGACAGCCTCATAGCAAAGGATGCCAAGATCGAAGTGCTTGCTTCCGGCTTCGCGTGGGGGGAAGGCCCTGTTTGGGTTGAAGATGGCGGTTTTCTTCTATTCTCGGATGTTCATCGCAACCAAGTAGTGAAGTGGACCGAAGGCGTTGGGGCAGAAGTCTACCTTGAGCCCTCCGGATACACGGGCCATGGAACCTACAGTCTTGGGCTGGGTAGCAACGGGCTCGCAATCGACGATGAAGGGCGGCTCATATCCTGCGAACACGGCGATCGTCGATTATCCATGATGGTGTTTGGAGAGGGAAAGCGAACACTTGTCGACAACTACCAAGGAAAACGTTTTAACAGTCCGAACGACCTCGCCATCGGTCGCACGGGACGCATCTACTTCACGGATCCCACATACGGACTTCCGGATCGAGAAACTGACCCAACTAGGGAAATTGATTTCGCAGGCGTTTACCTTCTCGACCGAATCGGTAACGTTTCACTCATCACCGACGAATTGCGCTTCCCAAACGGAGTCGAACTTTCACACGACGAACGCACCCTGTATGTCGCCCAATCCGACCCCGACAATCCCATTGTCATGGCGTATCCGCTGGACAATAACGGGGAAGCGGGCAAAGGAACCTTGTTCTTCGATGCCAAACCGCACCGCCATCTCGGTGAAGGAAATCCAGATGGCTTAAAAATCGACCAGCAGGGAAATCTCTGGGTAACCGGTAATGGTGGTGTCATGATCATCGACCCCAGAGGCAAACTGATCGGGCACCTTTCCACGGGTGAAAAAACCGCAAATTGCGCCTGGGGCGACAATGGATCGACGCTCTATATAACCGCTGACATGTATCTTTGCCGCATAAAGACAAAGGTTACCGGCCGGGAATTCTAA
- a CDS encoding sulfatase family protein, whose protein sequence is MSKQDRPNIILIITDQQRYETIRALGYEYMDTPNLDRLVNEGVTFSQCHITAPSCAPSRASLFTGTYPHTTGVLKNADPWSKSWVGDLSDSGYYCVNVGKMHTYPYDTKLGFHERYVVENKDRYLEERYFYDEWDKALHARGLVKQQRTLYRKRSDYGERMGAFEWELPEDMHSDMFVANTATWWLDTKPKPDGPLFMEIGFPGPHPPFDPTERFIEKYKGKKLPLPKIKREDIAGQPDPYQKLREHNFEVDHDSVVHLDDPSEEQLQRLWEYYLANVSMIDEKVGEIMDSLERNGYLDNTVVLFTSDHGEALGEHGHIQKWTMYDCVTNVPLIAWCPERFKGGRKVDALCQLMDLGPTILDLAEVEEPEWMEAETLIPALQGESFEGREFVIAEHGRDVFLYTIDFVTMIRTKDWKLVQFLDEPFGQLIDLVSDPAEEVNLWDDPKYAEKKTELIDAIGSFRVRSGYQTRTMWETAR, encoded by the coding sequence ATGTCAAAACAAGATCGCCCAAACATCATTCTCATTATCACTGACCAGCAACGCTACGAAACGATTCGAGCATTGGGTTATGAATATATGGATACGCCGAATTTGGACCGGCTCGTGAACGAAGGAGTTACCTTTAGTCAGTGCCACATAACTGCTCCCTCTTGCGCACCTTCGCGGGCCAGCTTGTTTACGGGGACCTACCCGCATACAACCGGCGTCCTCAAAAACGCGGATCCCTGGAGCAAGTCGTGGGTGGGTGACTTGTCGGACTCGGGCTACTACTGTGTTAACGTAGGCAAGATGCATACATACCCATACGATACGAAGCTTGGATTTCATGAGCGTTATGTGGTCGAAAACAAAGACCGCTATTTGGAGGAACGCTATTTCTACGATGAGTGGGACAAAGCCTTACATGCGCGAGGACTTGTGAAACAGCAACGGACGCTTTACCGAAAGCGGTCGGATTACGGTGAGCGGATGGGAGCGTTCGAATGGGAATTGCCGGAGGACATGCATTCAGACATGTTTGTGGCGAATACGGCAACTTGGTGGCTGGATACCAAGCCGAAGCCTGATGGCCCGCTTTTTATGGAGATTGGGTTTCCCGGACCGCATCCGCCTTTTGATCCGACGGAACGCTTTATCGAGAAGTACAAAGGAAAGAAGCTTCCGTTGCCGAAAATCAAGCGCGAGGACATTGCGGGCCAGCCCGATCCCTACCAGAAATTGCGTGAGCACAATTTCGAGGTCGATCACGACTCGGTGGTGCATCTGGACGATCCGAGTGAAGAACAGCTTCAGCGGCTTTGGGAATACTATTTGGCAAACGTTTCCATGATCGATGAAAAAGTGGGCGAGATCATGGATTCGCTCGAGCGAAACGGCTATCTGGACAACACGGTAGTTCTCTTCACCAGCGATCATGGAGAGGCACTTGGGGAGCATGGTCATATCCAAAAGTGGACCATGTACGATTGCGTTACCAACGTGCCGCTAATCGCCTGGTGTCCGGAGCGTTTCAAGGGAGGTCGTAAAGTCGATGCACTATGTCAGCTAATGGACTTGGGGCCGACGATTCTGGATTTGGCCGAAGTCGAGGAACCTGAGTGGATGGAAGCCGAAACGCTGATACCCGCGTTGCAGGGGGAGTCCTTCGAAGGTCGGGAGTTTGTAATAGCGGAGCATGGGCGCGACGTCTTTCTCTACACCATCGATTTCGTGACCATGATTCGGACCAAGGATTGGAAGCTTGTTCAGTTCTTAGATGAGCCCTTTGGGCAGTTGATCGATCTGGTCAGTGACCCTGCGGAAGAAGTCAATCTGTGGGATGATCCGAAATATGCCGAAAAGAAGACGGAACTGATCGATGCGATTGGGTCCTTCAGGGTGCGTAGTGGCTACCAGACCCGCACGATGTGGGAAACGGCGCGTTAG
- a CDS encoding sulfatase family protein — translation MMVSESSTIKFSVVDKLKRRPNILWICTDQQRWDTISSLGNECIRTPNIDRLANEGVAFLKAFCQSPICTPSRSSFLTGMYPSSVHGCSNGNDRWAEAAPLVTKTLADSGYRCGLVGKLHLAGCHGRIEPRPEDDGYSVFHWSHSHKDMWPEGHSYADWVKEKGGTLGEMYQEKGYMDPELHQTKFCADKAIEFMEENAGHPWLMSVNIFDPHVPFDPPRSYLDKYDPESVPNPLFRESDLASQKKLAGVDFQVVASDPESFQAKEKIAAYYAMIEQIDDHVGRMLDCLNRSGQREDTLVIFTSDHGEMLGDHGLITKGCRFYEGLVHIPLIISWPSVISQGVRKRSLVELTDIAPTLLDYAGVEKGERMIGRSLRRLLESEFDAHRKFVRCEYYRALSLLSPGRERWEGSYATMIRTDRYKLVVYHGHESGELFDLEKDPGEFNNLWSDPDCNEIRFDLMKTMLDQSAFAVDLGSETTCVF, via the coding sequence ATGATGGTTAGCGAATCTAGCACAATAAAATTTTCTGTAGTCGACAAACTAAAGCGTCGACCAAACATTCTTTGGATCTGCACCGACCAGCAGCGTTGGGACACGATCAGCAGTTTAGGGAACGAGTGCATTCGAACACCGAACATCGATCGGTTGGCAAACGAGGGAGTGGCCTTTTTGAAAGCGTTTTGCCAGAGTCCTATTTGCACCCCGAGTCGCTCAAGTTTTCTTACGGGAATGTACCCGAGTAGCGTCCATGGTTGCAGCAATGGGAATGACCGGTGGGCGGAGGCAGCACCTTTGGTCACCAAGACATTGGCGGATTCTGGATATCGCTGTGGTCTTGTAGGAAAGCTGCATTTGGCAGGTTGCCACGGTCGGATCGAGCCTAGGCCTGAGGATGATGGCTATTCGGTCTTTCACTGGTCCCATTCTCACAAGGATATGTGGCCGGAAGGGCATTCTTATGCGGACTGGGTTAAAGAAAAGGGGGGAACCCTCGGAGAAATGTATCAGGAAAAAGGTTATATGGACCCCGAGCTGCATCAAACTAAGTTCTGTGCGGACAAAGCGATTGAGTTTATGGAGGAGAATGCGGGCCATCCGTGGTTGATGAGCGTGAATATATTCGATCCGCATGTGCCCTTTGATCCCCCTCGGTCGTATCTTGACAAGTATGATCCGGAATCCGTTCCTAACCCGCTTTTTCGCGAAAGCGACTTAGCGTCCCAGAAAAAGCTGGCCGGAGTCGATTTCCAGGTGGTCGCCTCAGATCCAGAGAGTTTTCAAGCGAAGGAGAAGATAGCGGCCTACTACGCAATGATTGAGCAAATTGACGATCACGTGGGTCGGATGCTGGATTGTCTGAATCGAAGTGGACAACGTGAAGACACGCTCGTCATCTTTACCAGCGACCACGGCGAAATGCTGGGAGACCACGGCCTGATCACGAAGGGCTGCCGGTTTTACGAAGGACTGGTGCATATTCCGTTGATTATATCGTGGCCGAGTGTGATTTCTCAAGGCGTTCGCAAGCGTTCCCTTGTCGAGCTGACAGATATTGCCCCTACACTGCTGGACTATGCGGGTGTAGAAAAAGGCGAGCGGATGATTGGTCGCTCGTTGCGTCGCTTGTTGGAAAGTGAGTTTGATGCGCATCGAAAATTCGTGCGCTGTGAATACTATCGAGCCTTAAGCCTTCTTTCTCCGGGAAGAGAGCGTTGGGAAGGCAGTTATGCCACCATGATCCGAACTGACCGGTACAAGCTCGTGGTCTATCACGGTCATGAGAGCGGCGAATTGTTCGATTTGGAAAAGGACCCCGGTGAGTTCAATAACCTATGGAGCGATCCGGATTGCAATGAAATCCGATTTGATCTCATGAAGACCATGCTCGATCAAAGTGCATTTGCGGTAGATCTCGGGAGCGAAACGACCTGCGTGTTTTAG
- a CDS encoding peptidase MA family metallohydrolase, with protein MFRQRTTNLSSTLFLIGVLSGVLNSTIVAQEKDEEALPDIQSVEDLYRTGQYDEALEAAVTGRRIQSWNEVWWRLEAISLLKMGRYEEAHELLTQGLSSRYFGIRLQLIAREAALYADNPRRADQILDEIDNNIRRRGRYSYDPDSLVAIGEAAILLGIEPRIVLENFYKRAQTEQDPTASAFLASGNLALAKSDFKLASKNFQEGLQHHPGDPNLWYGLASSFIEGSRSELLQYAENALGINEKHPETRVLIAQHLVDAESYDEAIEQIDIALEVNPRFPEALALKAAIAYLRSNDDEGDSYRKKALSTWRTNPNVDHMIGRNLSRKYWFNEGAASQRLALAYQVDFLPAKIQLAQDLLRLGRESEGWALADEVHNADPYNISAYNLVTLRDKIDDFETMETDHFRVRISKKEAPVYGQRALDLLEPAYDYLTERYGVEIDEKVTVEIYPNPADFEVRTFGMPGNPGYLGVCFGPVFTINSPATSLANWESVLYHEFCHTVTLTLTRNRMPRWLSEGISVYEERERNGSWGQMMTVDYRNRILEGRMQKISEMSAAFLSAQSGEDTQFAYFQSYLVVKFIYDNYGLEPMKATLRALADGTEMNAALSQHVAPLADLDKQFLEDAKSQAAKLGGSYTFESSESIMEKAIAVITPENNYFDEMGALKPVIEAEDWETARVELEAIIEKSGYLPGEENAHKLLAYVYEQLGETELEKETLTQIAENEGHTIEPIERLLFIALEQDDPPSVIRWANQWIAIRPMAVEPWRALFSTHARFQYGAAAIPAGQVLIELDTPDIAKVHYTLAQQHLRRDPEAAKRHTLMALEEAPRFRLAYELLDTLNRRHSK; from the coding sequence GTGTTTCGTCAAAGAACTACTAACCTATCAAGTACTCTTTTTCTGATAGGAGTTCTATCGGGTGTCCTCAATTCCACAATCGTCGCCCAAGAAAAGGATGAAGAAGCACTTCCTGACATTCAATCAGTCGAAGACCTGTACCGGACGGGTCAATACGACGAAGCGCTAGAAGCCGCGGTTACTGGACGCCGAATCCAATCGTGGAATGAAGTCTGGTGGCGGTTGGAAGCCATATCGCTCCTCAAGATGGGCCGGTACGAAGAAGCCCACGAACTACTGACGCAGGGGCTCTCAAGCCGATACTTCGGCATTCGCCTGCAACTAATCGCTAGAGAGGCGGCCCTGTACGCCGACAATCCTAGGCGGGCCGATCAGATCCTTGACGAGATCGACAACAACATTCGGAGGCGGGGACGCTACTCATATGACCCCGATTCGCTCGTAGCGATCGGTGAGGCCGCCATACTCCTGGGAATTGAGCCGAGGATTGTTCTAGAGAACTTCTATAAACGCGCTCAGACGGAGCAGGATCCCACTGCCAGCGCCTTCCTAGCGAGCGGGAATTTGGCTCTGGCTAAAAGTGACTTTAAACTCGCCTCCAAAAACTTCCAAGAAGGCCTCCAACACCACCCTGGAGATCCAAACCTATGGTATGGGCTGGCAAGCTCGTTTATCGAAGGCAGTCGTTCCGAATTACTGCAGTACGCCGAAAACGCTTTGGGCATCAATGAAAAGCACCCCGAAACCCGAGTCCTAATTGCCCAGCACCTTGTGGATGCGGAATCCTACGACGAGGCGATCGAGCAAATCGACATCGCCCTCGAGGTGAACCCTCGCTTTCCCGAAGCGCTCGCCTTGAAGGCCGCCATAGCCTACCTTCGAAGTAACGACGACGAGGGAGATTCTTATCGAAAAAAAGCCCTTTCCACCTGGCGAACCAATCCGAATGTGGATCACATGATAGGAAGAAACCTCTCCCGTAAATACTGGTTCAATGAAGGGGCTGCTTCTCAGCGACTCGCCCTAGCCTATCAGGTGGACTTTCTTCCCGCAAAGATACAACTCGCCCAAGACCTCCTCCGCTTAGGCCGAGAATCCGAGGGATGGGCACTGGCTGATGAAGTACACAATGCCGACCCCTACAATATATCAGCTTACAACTTGGTTACTTTGCGGGATAAAATCGATGACTTCGAAACCATGGAGACCGATCACTTTCGCGTTCGGATTTCAAAAAAGGAAGCTCCCGTCTATGGACAAAGAGCCCTGGACCTGCTTGAGCCTGCCTACGACTATTTGACGGAGCGCTACGGCGTCGAGATAGACGAAAAAGTGACGGTCGAAATCTATCCGAACCCAGCTGACTTTGAGGTGAGAACCTTTGGCATGCCCGGCAACCCAGGCTATCTCGGAGTTTGCTTCGGACCGGTATTTACCATCAATAGTCCCGCTACCAGTCTCGCCAATTGGGAGTCCGTCCTCTACCACGAATTCTGCCATACCGTCACTCTGACACTCACCCGAAATAGGATGCCAAGGTGGCTGAGCGAGGGCATTTCCGTTTACGAGGAGCGGGAACGAAACGGTTCTTGGGGCCAAATGATGACTGTTGACTATCGAAACCGGATCCTCGAGGGGCGCATGCAGAAGATCAGTGAAATGAGCGCGGCTTTCCTTAGCGCCCAAAGTGGTGAGGACACTCAATTTGCTTACTTCCAATCTTACCTCGTAGTAAAGTTCATCTACGACAACTATGGCTTGGAACCGATGAAAGCTACCTTGCGAGCCCTCGCCGACGGAACTGAAATGAACGCCGCGCTATCCCAACATGTCGCTCCTCTTGCAGATCTCGATAAGCAGTTCCTCGAAGACGCCAAAAGCCAAGCTGCCAAGCTAGGGGGCTCGTACACGTTCGAGAGCTCCGAGAGTATCATGGAAAAAGCGATCGCTGTGATCACTCCAGAAAACAATTACTTCGATGAAATGGGAGCGCTCAAGCCGGTTATCGAAGCCGAAGACTGGGAGACCGCCCGGGTCGAGCTAGAAGCCATTATCGAAAAATCTGGCTATTTGCCAGGTGAAGAGAATGCTCACAAGCTCCTTGCCTATGTCTACGAGCAACTGGGGGAAACCGAGCTTGAAAAGGAAACCCTTACTCAAATCGCCGAAAACGAAGGCCACACAATCGAGCCGATTGAGCGACTCCTGTTTATCGCTCTAGAGCAAGATGATCCTCCTTCTGTAATCAGATGGGCGAATCAGTGGATCGCGATCAGGCCCATGGCGGTCGAACCCTGGCGGGCCCTGTTTTCGACTCACGCCCGCTTTCAATATGGAGCTGCCGCGATTCCCGCCGGACAAGTTCTTATCGAACTCGATACCCCCGATATAGCCAAAGTCCACTACACCTTGGCCCAGCAACATCTTCGAAGAGACCCCGAAGCGGCTAAACGCCACACCCTCATGGCTCTTGAGGAAGCTCCCCGCTTTCGACTAGCGTATGAGTTACTCGACACACTAAACAGAAGACATTCGAAATAG
- a CDS encoding DUF4159 domain-containing protein translates to MNSSVYRFSFFLSIVISVLLNANGQRYDNRAGVPEWQVDSEFKQDVFTFARVQYSSGGGRGGHGGWGGRGRGWGRGGWATDYPDAELNFAFRLQQMTSLKVNPDSVVVELTQGDLFNYPFLYIIEPGRLIFMDDEVTALRKYLLNGGFLMVDDFWGDDEYDNFYYEMKRVFPDREPVELSIDHPIFHMVFDLKEKPQVPSVGHAVQAYRSGYGIVSHQGYGTEEVHYKAIFDDNGRIMCIICHNTDLGDGWEREGEDEWYFREFAEKRAYPMGINIIFYAMTH, encoded by the coding sequence ATGAACTCATCCGTTTACAGATTTTCATTCTTTCTTTCGATCGTAATCTCGGTCCTTCTTAACGCTAACGGTCAGCGTTACGACAATCGAGCCGGTGTTCCAGAGTGGCAGGTGGACTCCGAGTTCAAGCAGGACGTCTTCACGTTTGCTCGAGTACAATACAGTTCGGGTGGCGGCAGAGGCGGCCATGGCGGATGGGGAGGCCGCGGACGGGGCTGGGGACGTGGCGGATGGGCTACAGACTACCCGGATGCGGAACTCAATTTCGCCTTTCGACTCCAACAGATGACCAGCCTGAAAGTGAACCCAGACTCCGTTGTAGTCGAGCTCACTCAAGGGGATTTGTTCAACTACCCTTTTCTCTACATCATCGAGCCGGGTCGTCTGATTTTCATGGATGACGAAGTGACGGCCCTTAGGAAATACCTACTCAATGGCGGTTTCCTCATGGTGGACGATTTTTGGGGCGACGACGAGTATGACAATTTCTACTACGAGATGAAACGTGTTTTCCCTGATCGCGAACCCGTCGAGCTATCCATTGACCACCCAATCTTCCACATGGTCTTTGATCTAAAGGAAAAGCCTCAAGTGCCCAGCGTTGGGCACGCCGTTCAGGCCTACCGAAGTGGATACGGCATCGTCAGCCATCAGGGATATGGAACGGAAGAAGTGCACTACAAGGCCATCTTTGACGACAACGGGCGAATCATGTGCATCATCTGCCACAACACCGATCTAGGAGACGGGTGGGAGCGCGAGGGTGAGGACGAATGGTACTTCAGAGAATTTGCGGAGAAAAGAGCCTACCCAATGGGCATCAATATCATTTTTTACGCCATGACCCACTAG
- a CDS encoding AAA family ATPase codes for MPLLETTEEQEDAFNRLQEGRKRVETELGKAIIGQEEVVEQLLLALISGGHCLITGAPGLAKTLLIKSVAKVFRLDFQRIQFTPDLMPADITGTEILNDTAEGRKLVFSKGPIFTNLLLADEINRTPPKTQSALLEAMQEHQVTAAGTRHTLSEPFFVLATQNPVEMEGTYPLPEAQLDRFLFNVLIDYLPEADEIAVVKQTTSKEHDPIESIFSAEDIIEFQHLVRKVPVSDEVIAFAVKLVAASRPKNPEAPDFVKAWVNWGAGTRAAQGLILTGKALALWHSRAHVTKEDIVRLAPPVLRHRILLNYRAEAEGETIETVTQKLIEHMQS; via the coding sequence ATGCCATTACTAGAAACCACAGAAGAGCAGGAAGACGCATTTAATCGACTGCAAGAAGGCAGGAAAAGAGTCGAGACAGAACTCGGCAAAGCCATCATCGGACAAGAGGAAGTCGTCGAGCAATTGCTGTTGGCTTTGATTTCTGGTGGGCACTGCCTGATCACGGGTGCTCCCGGCCTCGCGAAAACGCTTCTGATCAAGTCTGTCGCCAAGGTATTCCGGCTGGATTTCCAGAGAATCCAGTTCACCCCTGATTTGATGCCCGCCGACATAACGGGGACGGAAATCCTCAATGATACCGCAGAGGGAAGGAAGCTAGTTTTCTCAAAAGGTCCGATTTTCACCAATCTGCTTCTGGCGGATGAAATAAACCGTACGCCGCCGAAAACGCAGTCCGCCCTCCTCGAGGCCATGCAAGAGCACCAAGTGACGGCCGCCGGGACTCGCCACACTTTGTCTGAGCCCTTTTTCGTCCTCGCTACCCAAAATCCAGTTGAAATGGAGGGCACCTACCCGCTTCCCGAAGCGCAGCTCGACCGCTTTCTTTTTAACGTCCTTATCGATTACCTTCCCGAAGCGGATGAAATCGCGGTTGTGAAACAAACCACCTCAAAAGAGCACGACCCCATTGAGTCGATCTTTTCCGCAGAAGACATCATCGAGTTTCAACACCTAGTTCGCAAGGTTCCCGTTTCCGATGAAGTGATCGCCTTCGCCGTAAAACTGGTCGCCGCGTCTCGTCCTAAAAACCCAGAAGCGCCTGATTTCGTCAAAGCCTGGGTCAATTGGGGTGCCGGCACGCGTGCCGCCCAAGGTCTAATCCTCACTGGGAAGGCATTGGCTCTCTGGCACTCCCGTGCCCATGTGACCAAAGAAGACATCGTCAGGCTAGCTCCTCCAGTACTGCGTCACCGCATCTTACTCAACTACCGGGCGGAAGCGGAAGGTGAAACGATTGAAACCGTGACCCAGAAACTCATCGAGCATATGCAGTCGTAA
- a CDS encoding DUF58 domain-containing protein encodes MSTANTIGIDPAALFAIRDLELRARVVVEGLWSGLHRSPLEGFSVEFTEYRNYSPGDDLRYLDWKVLGRTDQEFIKKFEDETNLRCMILVDTSRSMKFTSGEASKAEYARTLAATLSYFLLQQRDVVGLGLIDRDLHQFLPARWRPGQFKRLLSLLSMESEGKETNLGNGLDQIGKLTPKRSLIIVISDFLSPPAEWEKSMGQLIAAGHDVRAIQILDSAELDLEFGKASQWEDLETGEQIYIDPNEARSAYKASFKAHQLKIRRTLEMRGIRHLIAPTNKPLDFVLINLLRRQPLKGRVGS; translated from the coding sequence ATGTCCACCGCTAACACAATCGGTATTGATCCCGCCGCCCTCTTCGCCATCCGCGACTTGGAGTTACGGGCGCGTGTCGTAGTGGAAGGTCTATGGTCAGGACTTCATCGCAGCCCGCTGGAAGGTTTCTCGGTGGAGTTTACGGAATACCGAAACTACTCACCGGGCGACGACTTGCGCTACTTAGACTGGAAAGTCCTCGGTAGAACGGATCAGGAGTTCATCAAGAAGTTCGAGGACGAAACCAATCTTCGCTGCATGATTTTAGTGGACACGAGCCGGTCCATGAAATTCACATCGGGCGAAGCATCCAAGGCGGAATACGCACGAACCTTGGCAGCGACACTCAGCTACTTTCTCTTGCAGCAGCGAGACGTTGTTGGGCTGGGACTGATCGACCGCGATCTTCATCAATTTTTACCTGCTCGATGGCGGCCGGGCCAGTTCAAGAGATTGCTTTCTCTTCTCAGCATGGAATCTGAGGGTAAAGAAACCAACCTTGGCAATGGGCTCGACCAGATTGGCAAGCTGACTCCGAAACGGAGCCTCATTATCGTCATTTCCGATTTCCTTTCACCACCGGCGGAATGGGAAAAATCAATGGGCCAATTAATCGCTGCCGGGCACGATGTAAGGGCGATTCAGATACTCGATTCAGCCGAGCTCGATCTGGAATTCGGTAAAGCATCCCAATGGGAAGACCTCGAAACGGGAGAACAGATCTACATCGACCCCAATGAAGCCCGCAGTGCCTATAAGGCGAGCTTCAAAGCGCACCAGTTAAAGATACGCCGCACACTGGAAATGCGGGGGATTCGCCATCTCATCGCTCCCACAAACAAGCCTCTGGACTTCGTTCTGATTAATCTTCTCAGACGCCAGCCACTGAAAGGACGAGTCGGTTCATGA